One stretch of Chryseobacterium indologenes DNA includes these proteins:
- a CDS encoding helix-turn-helix domain-containing protein, whose amino-acid sequence MSALEKFGVEIFTQKNIFERIAVDKPFRPDNPSFIFIKSGTIKLRQHFSDLEVSANMFMVTDPQTIYEVISVTDDFQSRMVSYKREFISALSLKFNRLITYRYFRQQMNREVPFPEDEMEVVWKSVNFLKYILDSETDMLYKKEMVEHLFSVFCYQMAGIISKEDTSSMNQMSRQEEIVFVFLTDLSEYHLTERTVEFYAERQSITTRHLSSVVKEVTGKSASQIIALIVMNEAKVLLNSSNKPVSEISSILGFSDQYAFSHFFKKHMEVSPRQYRHQFEN is encoded by the coding sequence ATGTCTGCCTTAGAAAAGTTCGGAGTTGAGATTTTTACGCAAAAAAATATTTTTGAGAGAATCGCTGTTGATAAGCCTTTCCGTCCCGACAATCCGTCTTTTATTTTCATTAAATCAGGAACCATAAAATTACGCCAGCATTTCAGTGATCTGGAAGTTTCTGCCAATATGTTTATGGTAACAGACCCACAAACCATTTATGAGGTGATATCAGTGACTGACGATTTTCAATCCAGAATGGTTTCCTATAAAAGAGAATTTATTTCTGCACTTTCTTTGAAGTTTAATAGATTGATTACCTATCGATATTTCAGACAGCAGATGAATAGAGAAGTCCCTTTTCCGGAAGATGAAATGGAAGTCGTATGGAAAAGTGTCAATTTCCTGAAATATATTCTTGATTCCGAAACAGATATGCTGTACAAAAAAGAAATGGTGGAACATCTTTTTTCTGTTTTCTGCTATCAGATGGCCGGAATTATTTCTAAGGAAGATACCAGTTCTATGAATCAGATGTCCAGACAGGAAGAAATTGTCTTTGTTTTCCTTACAGATCTTTCCGAATATCATCTCACAGAAAGAACCGTTGAGTTTTATGCCGAAAGACAATCCATTACAACCAGACATCTTTCTTCAGTAGTAAAAGAAGTGACAGGGAAGTCTGCCAGCCAGATCATAGCTTTAATTGTGATGAATGAGGCCAAAGTACTCCTGAACTCTTCCAATAAACCTGTTTCGGAGATCTCATCTATCCTTGGTTTTAGCGATCAGTACGCGTTTTCACACTTTTTTAAAAAGCACATGGAAGTAAGCCCCAGACA